One Stigmatopora nigra isolate UIUO_SnigA chromosome 1, RoL_Snig_1.1, whole genome shotgun sequence DNA segment encodes these proteins:
- the LOC144205108 gene encoding carbohydrate sulfotransferase 10-like isoform X2, translated as MRFLWRVVSCGWLLLILLMIGRFFSLRNTTEIDFIIPHISHNETMNGTNWQMMIDQRSHILTTACKNKKYWGITHVSKLPLDHIFVSDQHKVLFCQTSEMGDNEWYKLIGPSGGFPNVNGNSDKPVHDQVKDNLRQLSSLTSQEITDRLENYFKFLIVRNPLERLISVFEDKFLFTKPSEPWYKYTISTAIIRKYRKGFPYLSNTGLLFNEFVRYVGDTEGRQSIDWLVGPHISHWATYVDLCAPCDIHYDFVSHFETLAQDVNYILSRAGNENQVSFPSISPGLVHQNKTKVQRYFSGTSKWENRGIYERYQGDFAIFGYPVPEFLLN; from the exons ATGCGGTTCCTGTGGCGTGTCGTGTCTTGCGGTTGGCTGCTGCTGATCCTCCTGATGATTGGCAGGTTTTTTAGCCTTAGAAATACAACAG AAATTGACTTTATAATCCCACATATTTCCCATAATGAG ACCATGAATGGTACTAATTGGCAAATGATGATTGATCAAAGGAGCCATATACTCACTACTGCATGCAAGAACAAAAAATATTGGGGTATCACCCATGTCTCCAAGTTGCCCTTGGACCACATCTTTGTCTCCGACCAACACAAAGTGTTGTTCTGCCAGACATCGGAAATGGGTGACAATGAATGGTATAAACTCATCGGTCCAAGTG GTGGGTTTCCGAATGTAAACGGAAACTCAGACAAACCTGTTCACGACCAGGTGAAGGACAACCTGCGCCAGCTCTCGTCCCTGACCTCCCAGGAAATAACAGACCG ATTGGAAAATTATTTCAAGTTTTTGATCGTGAGGAATCCATTGGAGCGTCTGATTTCCGTATTTGAGGACAAGTTTCTGTTTACCAAACCGTCTGAGCCTTGGTACAAGTACACCATCAGCACTGCCATCATCCGCAAATACCGCAAGGGCTTCCCTTATCTCTCTAATACTGGTTTACTCTTTAATGAATTTGTTCGTTACGTGGGGGACACGGAAGGCCGGCAATCCATAGACTGGTTGGTTGGCCCCCACATCAGTCACTGGGCAACTTACGTGGATTTGTGTGCACCGTGCGACATCCACTATGACTTTGTGAGCCACTTTGAGACGCTGGCCCAAGATGTCAACTACATTCTGAGCAGAGCAGGTAATGAGAACCAGGTGTCCTTTCCAAGCATCTCGCCTGGACTTGTACATCAAAACAAGACCAAGGTGCAGCGTTACTTCTCAGGAACCAGCAAGTGGGAGAACAGAGGGATATATGAACGTTATCAGGGGGACTTTGCCATATTTGGATACCCGGTACCTGAATTTCTATTGAACTGA
- the LOC144204942 gene encoding carbohydrate sulfotransferase 10-like — protein sequence MRHRWLFLGACGWVLLILGFVTKIISHRAVDEYDGRHGGQSSTVPGRTARKFPLPTAEKTVSLQPDQSSAAPTMDEWDSVVERRLQLLSTVCKNSTLRNLTHIPISKFVLDRIFVCDKHNILFCQTPKVGNTQWKKVLITLNGAFSGVEEIPENLVHDHEKNGLPRLSSLTPQEITHRLRSYFKFFIVRDPFERLISAFSDKFVKNPRFEPWYRHDIAPAIIRKYRRRQRDGERAASGLHFEDFVRYLGDVEGRRRLDRQFGGHIIHWMTYAELCAPCDIPYDVIGHHETLEQDAGYILKRAGIEHLVSYPDIPPGITCYNKSKIEHYFSGMSKRDIRRLYARFQGDFDLFGYQKPYFLLN from the exons ATGCGGCACCGCTGGTTGTTCCTCGGAGCTTGCGGCTGGGTGCTGCTCATCCTCGGCTTTGTCACGAAGATCATTAGCCACCGAGCCGTCGATG AGTATGATGGGAGACATGGTGGTCAGAGTTCGACTGTTCCAGGACGCACAGCGAGGAAGTTTCCGCTGCCCACAGCAGAAAAAACGGTTTCCCTGCAACCAGATCAG TCCTCAGCTGCCCCGACAATGGATGAATGGGACTCCGTTGTTGAGAGGCGACTCCAACTGCTTTCCACCGTATGCAAGAATAGCACCCTCAGGAATTTGACTCATATCCCCATCAGCAAGTTTGTCCTGGACCGCATATTTGTTTGCGACAAGCACAACATCTTGTTCTGCCAGACCCCCAAAGTGGGTAACACACAATGGAAGAAGGTCCTCATCACTCTCAACG GAGCCTTTTCCGGTGTCGAGGAAATCCCAGAGAACCTGGTCCACGACCACGAGAAAAACGGCCTGCCTCGCCTCTCGTCGCTGACGCCACAAGAAATTACACACAG ATTGAGGAGTTACTTCAAGTTTTTTATTGTGAGGGATCCATTCGAGCGCTTGATCTCTGCCTTCAGTGACAAGTTTGTCAAGAATCCCCGCTTCGAGCCTTGGTATCGGCACGACATCGCTCCCGCCATCATTCGCAAGTACCGCCGAAGACAACGTGATGGTGAGCGTGCTGCTTCCGGCTTGCACTTTGAGGATTTTGTCCGTTACCTGGGGGACGTCGAGGGCCGGCGCCGTCTGGATCGCCAATTCGGCGGCCACATCATTCACTGGATGACATACGCAGAGTTGTGCGCACCTTGCGACATCCCTTACGATGTGATTGGTCACCATGAGACGCTTGAACAAGACGCCGGCTACATCCTGAAGAGAGCGGGCATTGAGCACCTGGTTTCCTACCCGGACATTCCTCCTGGGATCACATGTTACAACAAAAGCAAGATTGAGCATTACTTCTCAGGAATGAGCAAACGAGACATTAGGCGCCTGTACGCCCGCTTTCAGGGGGACTTTGACTTGTTTGGATACCAGAAACCTTACTTTCTACTCAACTGA
- the LOC144205108 gene encoding carbohydrate sulfotransferase 10-like isoform X1 produces the protein MNTFEPIPENSRMRFLWRVVSCGWLLLILLMIGRFFSLRNTTEIDFIIPHISHNETMNGTNWQMMIDQRSHILTTACKNKKYWGITHVSKLPLDHIFVSDQHKVLFCQTSEMGDNEWYKLIGPSGGFPNVNGNSDKPVHDQVKDNLRQLSSLTSQEITDRLENYFKFLIVRNPLERLISVFEDKFLFTKPSEPWYKYTISTAIIRKYRKGFPYLSNTGLLFNEFVRYVGDTEGRQSIDWLVGPHISHWATYVDLCAPCDIHYDFVSHFETLAQDVNYILSRAGNENQVSFPSISPGLVHQNKTKVQRYFSGTSKWENRGIYERYQGDFAIFGYPVPEFLLN, from the exons ATGAATACATTTGAACCTATCCCAGAAAATTCAAGAATGCGGTTCCTGTGGCGTGTCGTGTCTTGCGGTTGGCTGCTGCTGATCCTCCTGATGATTGGCAGGTTTTTTAGCCTTAGAAATACAACAG AAATTGACTTTATAATCCCACATATTTCCCATAATGAG ACCATGAATGGTACTAATTGGCAAATGATGATTGATCAAAGGAGCCATATACTCACTACTGCATGCAAGAACAAAAAATATTGGGGTATCACCCATGTCTCCAAGTTGCCCTTGGACCACATCTTTGTCTCCGACCAACACAAAGTGTTGTTCTGCCAGACATCGGAAATGGGTGACAATGAATGGTATAAACTCATCGGTCCAAGTG GTGGGTTTCCGAATGTAAACGGAAACTCAGACAAACCTGTTCACGACCAGGTGAAGGACAACCTGCGCCAGCTCTCGTCCCTGACCTCCCAGGAAATAACAGACCG ATTGGAAAATTATTTCAAGTTTTTGATCGTGAGGAATCCATTGGAGCGTCTGATTTCCGTATTTGAGGACAAGTTTCTGTTTACCAAACCGTCTGAGCCTTGGTACAAGTACACCATCAGCACTGCCATCATCCGCAAATACCGCAAGGGCTTCCCTTATCTCTCTAATACTGGTTTACTCTTTAATGAATTTGTTCGTTACGTGGGGGACACGGAAGGCCGGCAATCCATAGACTGGTTGGTTGGCCCCCACATCAGTCACTGGGCAACTTACGTGGATTTGTGTGCACCGTGCGACATCCACTATGACTTTGTGAGCCACTTTGAGACGCTGGCCCAAGATGTCAACTACATTCTGAGCAGAGCAGGTAATGAGAACCAGGTGTCCTTTCCAAGCATCTCGCCTGGACTTGTACATCAAAACAAGACCAAGGTGCAGCGTTACTTCTCAGGAACCAGCAAGTGGGAGAACAGAGGGATATATGAACGTTATCAGGGGGACTTTGCCATATTTGGATACCCGGTACCTGAATTTCTATTGAACTGA